ACTGTCCATACACTGAGCCAGATGAAAATGACTCCCTGAGTGGCGGGATGGGCGATCAGGGCGATCGCCAGCACCACCAGGGCAAAGATCAGCTTTTGTTGGGGCGGTAAGGGTCGGAGACGGTTGGTGTAGGCATAGGCATCGAGATGATGATGCATTTATCCAACTAATGATCTTTGAATTCCGAACGAGACTGGCTCACTTCTGGATGGTGTTGGGATGCCTGTCGCTCACGACTGCCTCGATACAGCCCAGTCACATAGCCAATGACACCCGCTCCCAGCCCGGCTTGCAGGGCAAATAACAGAGATTCAATTTCACCACTGGCAGGTTCAACTAAAGGATTGAACCAGGGCTGATAGGTGGGGTTGATCTCCTGAATCGCGGCTTCTGCTTCGCCATCGGCTCCGCCAAACTCCGCTTCGCGCACTAAAAATAGAGGGGCGATCGCCAGCACCACTGACGCCACAACCAATATCCAATTGTTCCAACGTTGACTTTTGGGGCTCATGCCGATAACTCCTGTTTAATCAAATTCAGGACTTGCAATTCTTCTCGGTTGTAGGTCTGCAACCAGTTCCATACCAGCACCGTCAACAACCCTTCGCTAACAGCAAGGGGGATTTGAGTCACAGCAAAAATTGTGGCGAACTTGGTAAAGGCGGCGAAGAAGCCTCCGGTTGCCGATGGAAACGCTAGAGCCAGTTGCAGGGATGTGACGACGTAGGTAATCAGGTCTGCCAGAGCGGCTGCCAGAAAGATCGCCAGGGTTTGTCTGCCACTGGAGCGCATCACCAGTTGATAAATTCCATAGGCAATGAAAGGACCCACAACTGCCATCGACATGGCATTGGCACCGAGCGTCGTTAAGCCGCCATGTGCCAGCAGTGATGCCTGAAATAGCAACACTAAACCGCCCAAAACCGACATTACGGCTGGACCAAATAACACGGCTCCCAAGCCAGTCCCCGTCGGGTGAGAACAACTACCCGTCACTGAGGGGATTTTCAAGGCAGAGAGAACAAAGGTAAAGGCACCTGCCAGTGCCAGTAATAGTTTGGTTTCAGGATGCTGACGGGTGATGTGAGTGAGCGATCGCAGTCCCCAGAACAGAAAGGGCAAATACACGACCCACCAGAAAACAGCCCAGCCGACGGGCAAAAATCCTTCCATGATATGCATGGCATAGGCAGGCTTGGGCGATCCAACGACTAAATAGCAACTCAGCCCTGCCATCATCACAAGGCTGAAGAATTGATGCTTTTTCATGGTTGTCTGTACCTCGCAGATTTGTAGATTCAACACAGGTTTTCACATTCGGCGGGCATCCTGACTTACACAATTTTGGATTGAGGTGATAGTAGACTCCATCGAAAATCTAAAATCGACAATTCAAAATTGGATCACAGTTGCGGGACAGCGGCAGATTTACACTGCTCTTTCCCCCTTACGTCTGGTGACTGTTCCCCACCAGAACCAAATATCCTGATAATAATACCGATTCCCAAACAAACACCTTGGCTTAAGGTAATGTCTAGGGCAAACGCATAAAAATAGGGCATAGGCTGAAGGCAGTAGAGCAGTTGCTGAGGAAACTACGATGAGCCAGCCCAACGATGGGAGCATTCTGACT
The window above is part of the Synechococcales cyanobacterium T60_A2020_003 genome. Proteins encoded here:
- a CDS encoding energy-coupling factor ABC transporter substrate-binding protein, yielding MSPKSQRWNNWILVVASVVLAIAPLFLVREAEFGGADGEAEAAIQEINPTYQPWFNPLVEPASGEIESLLFALQAGLGAGVIGYVTGLYRGSRERQASQHHPEVSQSRSEFKDH
- a CDS encoding energy-coupling factor ABC transporter permease, which gives rise to MAGLSCYLVVGSPKPAYAMHIMEGFLPVGWAVFWWVVYLPFLFWGLRSLTHITRQHPETKLLLALAGAFTFVLSALKIPSVTGSCSHPTGTGLGAVLFGPAVMSVLGGLVLLFQASLLAHGGLTTLGANAMSMAVVGPFIAYGIYQLVMRSSGRQTLAIFLAAALADLITYVVTSLQLALAFPSATGGFFAAFTKFATIFAVTQIPLAVSEGLLTVLVWNWLQTYNREELQVLNLIKQELSA